A genome region from Nocardia sp. NBC_01730 includes the following:
- a CDS encoding CoA-acylating methylmalonate-semialdehyde dehydrogenase has product MTRIPHYINGKRVDSSVRTGPVFDPATGAVTAEVGLASAAEVADVVQVARGARSSWRATSLARRSDVFFRLRHLLTERREELARIITAEHGKVLDDAAGEIARGMENVEFVAGLIHLLKGEHSEQVSRGIDVHQVKQPVGVVACITPFNFPAMVPLWMVSSAIACGNTVILKPSEKDPSAAVFIAELFSAAGLPDGVLNVVHGDKEAVDALIDDKEVAAVSFVGSTPIAEAIYQRASSNGKRVQALGGAKNHMVVMPDADLDAAADAAVSAAYGSAGERCMAVSVLVAVGDIADSLISKVTERLGALRIGAGTDPNSEMGPLISKEARDRVTSYVAGAAAEGASVVVDGREQVFDSDGFFIGVSLIDDVRPGMKVYDDEIFGPVLSVVRVGTYEDAVELTNANPYGNGVAIFTRDGKSAREFEFDIEVGMVGVNVPIPVPVGAYSFGGWKKSLFGDSHIYGPESIHFYTRSKVVTTRWPDASESQIDLGFPSNA; this is encoded by the coding sequence ATGACTCGAATTCCGCACTACATCAACGGCAAACGCGTCGATTCCAGCGTTCGCACCGGTCCGGTCTTCGACCCGGCCACCGGAGCGGTCACGGCCGAGGTGGGATTGGCGTCGGCCGCCGAGGTCGCCGACGTCGTCCAGGTCGCCAGGGGCGCCCGATCATCCTGGCGGGCAACCAGTCTCGCTCGTCGATCGGATGTCTTCTTCCGGCTCCGGCACCTGCTGACGGAGCGGCGGGAGGAGTTGGCCCGCATCATCACTGCCGAACACGGCAAGGTGCTCGACGATGCCGCGGGGGAGATCGCGCGCGGCATGGAAAACGTCGAGTTCGTCGCAGGGTTGATACATCTGCTGAAAGGTGAGCATTCCGAGCAGGTTTCGCGCGGAATCGATGTTCATCAGGTCAAGCAGCCCGTCGGTGTGGTCGCGTGTATCACGCCGTTCAATTTTCCGGCTATGGTGCCGCTGTGGATGGTCTCCTCGGCGATCGCCTGTGGCAATACCGTCATCCTCAAGCCGAGCGAGAAGGACCCGTCCGCGGCGGTCTTCATTGCCGAATTATTCAGTGCGGCCGGTCTGCCCGACGGTGTACTCAATGTGGTTCACGGCGACAAGGAAGCTGTCGACGCGCTGATCGACGACAAAGAAGTCGCCGCAGTGAGCTTCGTCGGCTCGACCCCGATCGCGGAAGCGATCTACCAGCGTGCGAGCAGCAACGGCAAGCGGGTGCAGGCTCTCGGCGGAGCGAAGAACCACATGGTGGTCATGCCCGACGCCGACCTCGATGCCGCAGCCGATGCCGCCGTCTCCGCGGCCTATGGATCCGCCGGTGAGCGCTGCATGGCGGTGTCGGTGCTGGTGGCGGTCGGCGATATCGCCGACAGCTTGATCAGCAAGGTCACCGAGCGGCTCGGTGCACTCCGCATCGGGGCGGGCACCGACCCGAACTCCGAGATGGGTCCGCTGATCAGTAAAGAGGCCAGGGACCGGGTTACGTCCTATGTCGCCGGTGCGGCCGCCGAAGGCGCGAGCGTCGTCGTGGACGGACGCGAGCAGGTATTCGACTCCGACGGCTTCTTCATCGGGGTGAGCCTGATCGACGACGTCCGGCCCGGCATGAAGGTATACGACGACGAGATCTTCGGTCCCGTCCTTTCGGTGGTACGGGTCGGCACCTATGAGGATGCCGTCGAGCTCACCAATGCCAACCCCTACGGCAATGGTGTCGCGATCTTTACTCGAGATGGCAAGTCCGCCCGCGAGTTCGAATTCGACATCGAGGTCGGTATGGTCGGCGTCAACGTGCCCATTCCGGTGCCGGTCGGCGCCTACTCGTTCGGCGGCTGGAAGAAGTCGCTGTTCGGCGACTCGCACATCTACGGTCCCGAGAGCATCCACTTCTACACGCGCAGCAAGGTCGTCACGACCCGCTGGCCGGACGCCTCGGAAAGCCAGATCGACCTGGGGTTCCCGAGCAATGCGTGA
- the mmsB gene encoding 3-hydroxyisobutyrate dehydrogenase — protein sequence MATVAWIGLGHMGTPMTANLIKNGHTVHGYDLNPEALDLAAAHGVIPVASIAEAVRGADAVFTMLPKGEHVLAVYQGADGVFAHAETSTLLVDSSTIDMDSAALLHSSARERGFRFVDAPVSGGTSGAALGTLTFMIGGEPDAVDTAAGIIEAMSGNIIRTGRATSGQAAKICNNMMLLINLAACSEGAVLAGRLGLDPKVFWKVASVSSADSWALRTWYPVPGIVETSAANNGFAPTFTADLANKDIGLALRAGESTNTPLPTATIVAAQLQELIDTGLGGRDCSLIIKHIDPAVG from the coding sequence ATGGCGACAGTCGCGTGGATCGGTCTCGGGCATATGGGCACCCCGATGACGGCGAATCTCATCAAGAACGGGCACACAGTCCACGGCTATGACTTGAACCCCGAAGCGCTCGACCTGGCCGCGGCACATGGCGTCATACCCGTCGCGTCGATCGCCGAGGCCGTGCGTGGGGCGGATGCGGTGTTCACCATGCTGCCCAAGGGCGAACACGTCCTCGCCGTGTATCAGGGCGCGGACGGCGTTTTCGCTCATGCCGAGACCTCGACCCTACTGGTGGACAGCTCGACCATCGATATGGATTCGGCCGCGCTACTGCACTCCTCCGCCCGCGAGCGTGGCTTCCGGTTCGTGGACGCGCCGGTGTCCGGGGGTACCAGCGGGGCCGCGCTGGGCACTCTGACTTTTATGATCGGTGGTGAGCCGGACGCCGTGGACACGGCCGCCGGAATCATCGAAGCGATGAGCGGCAATATCATTCGCACCGGCCGCGCCACCTCCGGTCAGGCCGCGAAGATCTGCAACAACATGATGCTGCTGATCAACCTCGCGGCCTGCTCCGAGGGTGCGGTGCTCGCCGGTCGCCTCGGTCTGGATCCGAAGGTGTTCTGGAAGGTGGCGTCGGTCTCCTCCGCTGATTCGTGGGCGCTGCGCACCTGGTATCCGGTTCCCGGGATCGTCGAAACCTCCGCTGCCAATAATGGATTCGCGCCCACCTTCACCGCAGACCTGGCCAACAAGGACATCGGCCTCGCGCTGCGGGCCGGGGAGTCGACCAACACCCCGCTGCCCACCGCGACCATCGTCGCGGCCCAACTCCAGGAGCTCATCGACACCGGACTAGGCGGCCGTGACTGCTCGCTGATCATCAAGCACATCGACCCGGCCGTCGGCTGA
- a CDS encoding LysR family transcriptional regulator, producing MPITRSAPITGQPSPDDLLVLLAVARLGKFSAAADALGVNSTTASRRIAALEKIIGGRVLVRGSGGWELTELGRGALVVAEEIEKSLQQLATPLQARREGVGGLVRIAASDGFAAHFAVPALARLQEAYPRLSIELISATRRVQQNRSGVDLEIVVGRPNVHRAIARHLTDYYLGLYASDEYLARHGNPGSLADLAEHRLVYYIESALQIDELDLAAKLLPHPMTSMRSTSVFAHVEATVAATGVGILPVYLADRRPQLRRLLPTEFNERISYWTVAREEALRSNAVRAVLEALRAEVRTRSRELQGPTKSHNATPSM from the coding sequence ATGCCCATCACACGCAGCGCCCCGATCACCGGCCAACCCAGTCCCGACGATCTGCTGGTACTGCTGGCGGTGGCCCGGCTCGGCAAATTCTCGGCCGCGGCCGATGCGCTCGGGGTGAACTCGACGACCGCGTCGCGGCGCATCGCCGCACTCGAGAAGATCATCGGCGGGCGGGTGCTGGTGCGCGGATCCGGAGGCTGGGAGTTGACCGAACTCGGACGCGGCGCACTGGTGGTGGCCGAGGAAATCGAGAAGTCGCTGCAGCAACTGGCGACCCCGCTGCAGGCGCGCCGCGAGGGGGTCGGCGGACTGGTGCGTATCGCCGCTTCGGACGGGTTCGCCGCACATTTCGCGGTGCCCGCCCTGGCGCGGCTGCAGGAGGCCTATCCCCGGCTGTCGATCGAACTGATCAGCGCGACGCGACGCGTCCAGCAGAACAGGTCCGGCGTCGACCTCGAGATCGTCGTCGGGCGGCCGAATGTCCACCGTGCGATCGCCCGCCATCTCACCGACTACTACCTCGGTCTCTACGCGAGCGACGAATACCTCGCGCGCCACGGCAATCCGGGCAGCCTCGCCGACCTGGCCGAGCATCGCCTCGTCTACTACATCGAATCCGCGCTGCAGATCGACGAACTGGATCTGGCCGCGAAATTGCTGCCGCATCCGATGACCAGCATGCGTTCGACCAGTGTCTTCGCCCATGTCGAAGCTACCGTCGCGGCGACCGGTGTCGGCATTCTTCCGGTCTATCTGGCCGACCGGCGCCCGCAGTTACGCCGGCTGCTGCCGACCGAATTCAACGAGCGCATCTCCTACTGGACAGTGGCACGGGAGGAAGCGCTGCGCAGCAATGCCGTCCGAGCGGTGCTGGAGGCGCTGCGTGCGGAGGTCCGCACCCGCAGCCGCGAATTGCAGGGGCCCACGAAAAGTCACAACGCCACACCCAGCATGTGA
- a CDS encoding HdeD family acid-resistance protein, whose product MTTNSVLEGPLQSLVRSAWQSILVSGILAVILGILILAWPGPTLVAAGILFGIYLVVFGFLQLVAAFGAPAGAGLRVLAFISGVLSIVIGVFCFRDELTSILLLGLWIGIGWLFRGVALLMAAISEPGLPGRWWEAFLGVLTAIAGVVLIIWPVRSVATLTLVAGVWLIVLGIVEVIVAFGVRKDAKAIHAA is encoded by the coding sequence ATGACGACGAACAGCGTGCTAGAGGGTCCTCTGCAGTCCCTTGTCCGCAGTGCGTGGCAATCCATTCTGGTCAGCGGCATCCTGGCGGTGATCCTTGGCATCCTGATTCTGGCGTGGCCGGGGCCGACGCTGGTGGCCGCGGGCATTCTCTTCGGTATCTACCTGGTGGTTTTCGGCTTTCTGCAGCTGGTGGCGGCCTTCGGTGCCCCGGCCGGTGCCGGGCTCAGGGTGCTGGCGTTCATCAGCGGTGTCCTGTCGATCGTGATCGGCGTGTTCTGTTTCCGCGACGAGTTGACCTCGATCCTGCTGCTCGGTCTGTGGATCGGGATCGGCTGGCTGTTCCGCGGTGTGGCGCTGCTGATGGCCGCGATCTCCGAGCCCGGGTTGCCGGGCCGGTGGTGGGAGGCGTTCTTGGGCGTGCTGACCGCGATCGCCGGTGTCGTGCTGATCATCTGGCCGGTGCGCTCGGTGGCAACGCTGACCCTGGTCGCGGGGGTATGGCTGATCGTGCTCGGCATCGTGGAGGTCATCGTCGCGTTCGGAGTGCGTAAGGACGCCAAAGCGATCCACGCCGCCTGA